TGCGACTGGTTCGGACGAGTCGCGCAGGGTTGTATATACcttgtcgaggttgatgatgggcttcCAGAAGTGGTTCTGCTGCTTGTGGAAGTATCGCATACCAACCTTTCCGAAGTAACCGGGATGGTACTTGTCCATGTTGGtacggtggtggtgctgaCCACCAGCAAGACCACGACCACCGGGATGCTTGCGGTGCTTTCCGACACGTCCCTTACCGGCGGAAACGTGGCCGCGGCTGAAAACAAAAGTCAGTCCATCACATATTCCAATATTATATACGTCGAATCGATTTCGTCGGGATTCGTCGTGGAAGAGCAGCCGCCGACAAAGGGCGATTATTGTGAGCTCCAGCGGTCTATTTTAACCGACTCTCGCAGAAGCAAGAGTATAGCAAAAACGGACGCGGTCTCTCTCAACGACCAACCTCGTCGACAGCGAGGGGGATGAGGACATACTGCTTGCGGGTCTTCGACAAACGGGTAGGCATGGCGACGGCTGTGGGTGATTGTCGACTTTTCCGGTGTTCACAGGTCGAAAGCTGGAAGTGGGTGGTGATGTTCGATAAAGCCTGACACTTTTTTCGATCccagcaagggcaagtcAACCCTAAAGAATCTGTGCGGAAGGAGTGGGTCAGGTACCTTCCCTCAAAATGTCATGTCAGGTGACCTCGTGCTCTGACCGTGGTGAAGCTCGGTGAGGGATCCACTGGGGATTAGAGGTCAAGGGTAAGTTCATGCATTAAGACGCGGTCAACGCGATATCTTTGAAGTTCATTCAGCAAActatcaatctcatcaagatcaagatggcGGAAAATGACATGGAGAACATTACGAGTGAGATGGAAAAGCTGGACTTTCATCACCCATACACACCTTATGATGTCCAAGAACAGTTCATGAAGGCTGTTTATGATGTTTTGGAGAGTGGAAATGGCCAAGTTGGTATTTTGGAGAGCCCAACTGGCACAGTAAGTAACTAACATTTTTAAATTCTCTCATCACCGTTGAGACATTGTTGTTTGCACGATGAAGTATAGTAACTTACAGAAAACAAACAGGGCAAGTCGCTTTCACTCATCTGTGCTTCATTGACGTGGCTTCGGAATCACAAATCCAATCAATTCGAAACCTCAATTCAGGAATCCGCAGAAGCGTACAAAGACGAACCATCCTGGCTTGTAGAGCAACTCCTTCGTCGCAAGCGTGAAGAACTCGTCTCTCGTTGGGAAGAACGAGAAAAGCGTCTAGAAACCCTCCGCCTAAAagaaaaagtccaagaagagcgcGCCCGCAAACGCCGTCGGGTCGAAGACTCACTCCTTAGTGGTAGGTCACGCGTCGTagaagatgaggatgccGAGTGGTTGCTCGACGATCCTGATGATCAACACGATACCCCCCAAGATTCGTTATCGGGGTTGAGCaaggagacgagagaagTCCTCGCGGGCATCGGGCTAGGAGGGGCGAGGAAGCctgaggaagatgacgacctCGTAGAGGAACCGATCAAGGTGCGAGTGCTTGTGATAACCAGTAAATGCCTTGTAGTAACATCAATAGATTTATTACACGTCAAGAACACATTCTCAGCTTTCGCAATTCATCACCGAACTTCGTCGTCCTTCATTCCCACCTTCATTGCCGACATCACTTTCCAAGCAGGAAGAGACGAAAACTGAGGCGGTTAAACTTCTACCATTGTCTTCTCGACAAAGATTATGCATCAATCCTTCGGTCTCACGGTTAGGCTCCGTCCAAGCTATCAACGACCGCTGCTCGGAGCTGCAACAACCAAAATCGGGCCAAAAATGTCCCTTTGTTCCCAAAGAAGATCTACTTTCACAAACCCATCAATTTCGCGACTCGGCTTTGGCTACGTTACCCGATATCGAAGACCTTCATCAGTTGGGCAAGTCGCTTGCTGTGTGTCCTTACTATGCATCACGAACTGCCCTTCCTGGCGCTGAGATCATCACGCTTCCCTATCCTCTGTTATTGCAGAAAAGCGCGAGAGATGCTCTCGGTGTCAAATTGGAAGGTAGTATTGTCATCGTTGACGAAGCGCATAATATCATGGATGCAGTGGCCAACGTGCATGCAGCGGAAATAAAGCTGAGCGACCTACGAAGAGGTCGTGGAATGCTGGGTGTGTATGTCAAGAGATTTGGTAAGAAGTTGAAAGGAGTCAATCGAGTCAACGTTGGAAGAGTAGCAAGAGTCATTGATGGACTTAGCGAATGGATGGACGGTGctctcaagttcaaggtcatTTTACCTCCCTTTTCAGTGTAACGACTACTGACACTCCGACAGCAAGAACACGGCATCGTGGATCCCAATGATCTGACACGGTCCAAGGGTATTGATCAGATCAACATGTTTGAGCTGATACAGTATATTCAAGATTCGAAACTTGCTTTCAAAATCGAGAGTTATATATCCCACGTCGAGAGTGAAGACGCAGGTACAAAAACACCTCGATCAAGTACACCAGTGCTTCACTCTTTGGTATCTTTTCTCATCGCCCTCACAAACCTGAGTTCTGAAGGTCGAATCTTCtaccaaaagatcaaaggCACGCCCGATATACAACTTTCTTATCTGCTTTTATCACCAACTCATGCATTCTCGTCTATCGCGTCGAGCGCTCGAGCAGTCATTCTTGCTGGAGGTACAATGTCACCGTTTGACGATTATAAAGACCACCTGTTTCCCTCCCTGGAACCAGAAAAAGTTACAACTCTAAGCTGCGGGCATGTCATTCCACCAGAGAACCTGTGTGTCTGGACGCTAGCATCATCACGACCCGGCGCACCACCTTTCGAGTTCAGCTTCCAGAAGCGAGGCGACCCAGAAATGATAACCCAATTGGGTCTTGCAATATTGAACCTCTGCTCCTTAGTTCCGGATGGTGTTGTTATTTTCTTCCCCAGCTATGGATATCTTGATGAGGTAGTTGCCGTTTGGCAAAAGAGCCAAGGCGCAAGTACACAATCAGTCTGGGACCGATTAGGAACGCGCAAAGCACTGTTCAAAGAAACGAGAGGCGCATCGAGTGAAGAAGTTCTGCAAGAGTACTCCGACGCCATCCAAGGTGAAAAGAGTAATGGAAAGggcgctcttcttcttagcGTCGTCGGCGGCAAGATGTCTGAAGGCATCAACTTCTCTGACCGTCTTGGTCGCTGTGTGTTGGTTATTGGTCTGCCTTATCCCAACATCGCATCACCAGACtggaaagccaagattgAATACATTGAAACGACAACGCGCAACAACCTCGTAGCACAAGGCACAACCCATGAAGAAGCCGTGAGCAAGGCGAAACAGACGGCACGGGACTTTTACGAAAACGCTTGCATGCGGGCCGTCAACCAAAGTATCGGCCGTGCAATCCGGCACAGAGGCGACTACGCAGCGATAGTGCTCGTGGATCGACGGTATGGCACAGACCGGATCCGGGGCAAACTACCGGGGTGGATCAGAGGCGGTTTAGTGGGAGATAGTCACGAGAAGGGTCTTGGAGGGTTGATGGGCGCTGTCGGTGGATTTTTCCGAGGGAAGAAGAGTCAGCGTTGATGAGTGGCTTGTTGTGTCTGACAGTCACGAGGCAGCCCGAGATTATCGTCGAGCTTGTCCAAAAATGGGAGCTGTTCCTTGTGTGGAGGTCGAGACCCTTCTTGGCGGTTGCAGAAACGTGGATGAAGAGGCGAATGGGATCGCAGGTGGCAGCTTTAGGCTTTTCCGCCACACAGATTGTATTTTGAGATGATCGGCAGCCTTTTGGAAGAAGGCAGAACATTTGTCGAACATTCGATACGACAGATTAAGAGACAACAATGAGAACATCAACTACATTACACAAACGTCGCACAACATGATACACAAGAGAACAACATCCGTACATGTACTACAAGGCTAGCAACGGAAACATCAGGCATATGCCTCTTGAACACTGGTTAGTTTTCCGAGGCGAAATACACACAATAGAGGGGCGATATTTATCCCGCAAAAAGAGAcgaacaaacaaagactAGCTTCAGCTGCAATTGGCGAATTGGAAACCACTATATTCCTATTCCCGTTGGTTCAATGGAAGCGAGAAGCTAACTAACGTTGACTGATAGTGACTGACTTGACTGCAAGTGAAAAAAATTAGCGGAACCGAGCACCACCGGGACCGGGACCGGGGTCACCGATTTCGACGTCTTGCATGATTCAAATCTATGAGTCTTTCTATAAgactcactcactcacttttgtttcttctcatAAGAGAGTCTTGTCCTGTCTatcgtctttcttgtttCACCTCCTTGGGTGTCTCTTCAAGAGTTGTTAACACCAGATAACATGACTGATACAACGAACAAGACCGTTCCGGTCCGGACCATGCCTCCGGCCGTTGACAACGACGACCATGATCACGACCACAGCGACGTGGAAAGCCTCAAGGCCGCAGCCCTATTCCACAAGGCTCTTCGCATGGgaagagttgaagagaagggtATCCAGCCTATTCCCGTTGAAGAGCGTACAGCAGCACGCTTCTACAATATTTTCACCATCTGGGCGTCCATTAATTCTAACATTCTGGGGTAAGTAATTATTCACACACacaaaaagagaagagattgTTGACAATGAGAATAGTATCACTTTTGGAATGCTAGGTCCTTTGGTGTATGgtttgagcttgagagaCTCTGCGCTtatcatcctcttcttttgcctcTTTTCTACTGTTGGACCTGCTTATCTCGCCACTTTTGGACCAAAGACGGGAATGAGGCAGATGATTCAGGCACGATATAGTTTTGGGTAAGATGCAACAAGGCGAAAAGGTGTCATGAGTTATACTAACATGCTACAGTCGATACCTCGTTTCCATTCCTGTCTTGCTTAACCTCGCCACCCTCACAGGCTTCATggtcatcatctttgtcgtcGGCGGCCAATGTCTCTCCGCTGTATCAAGCGGCCACTTGAGTCCCGACGtcggcatcgtcatcattggAATCCTATCTCTCTTTATTTCCTTCTGCGGCTTCAAAGTCTTGCATTACTACGAAACATACGCCTTCATccccgccatcatcgccatcactATTGCCACAGGATGTGGCGGCTCACAGCTCTCCAAGCAAGCAACTCCCACGACACCAGCGACAGCATCGGCTGTTCTTAGTTTCGGCATGATTGTCGCAAGCTACATGATCCCCTGGGCTGCTATCGCGAGTGATCTCACCACATACTTTGACCCCAAGGTTCCTTCATGGCGCGTCTTTGCCTACTCTTACCTTGGTCTCGTCACACCTACTATTCTCCTCATGACGCTTGGTGCTGCTATTGCCGGTGCTTTGCCCAACGTTCCTGAGTGGTCGGCCGCGTACGGTGAGACGGCCGTAGGAGGTGTTCTTGCAGCTATGCTCTCGAGTGCAGGTGGCTTTGGCAAATTTGTGGTTGTGATCCTGTCTCTTACGCTGTTGGGTAACACTGGTGGTACAATGTACGCCATCACGCTCAACTTCCAGACTCTCATTCCCGGACTTATCAAGATCCCTCGTTACGCCTTCGCCGTGGTAGTCACAGTCATCGTTATCCCAACCGCTCTTCGAGCTCAGCGCGATTTCTTCGTCAACCTCGAGAACTTTGTCGCCCTGATTGGATACTGGTCCGCCTCTTTTATCGGAATCGTCACAGTCGAGCATCTTGTCTTCCGCAAGGGCCGCTACGAGTCTTACGACCACGCTATCTGGAACGTCGCCTCTGAGCTGCCTCTGGGTATTGCGGCCATCGCGGCGGGAATTATCTGCTACGCTCTGGTTGTGCCGTGCATGGCGCAGGCTTGGTGGACGGGACCTATTGCCAAGACGACTGGTGATATCGGGTTTGAGATTGCCTTTGTTATGAGTTCGGCGTTTTATGTGCCTTTTAGATACCTTGAGAAGCGTCTttctggaagatgatgtagtAGTGGAAGTGGCTTCAACGCCAGGAGTAAAAGTTAACGATGATTGATTGTCCAATAGATCTTGCACTCGACATTTCGAGAGTACCACCATATCCACTCGTATTGTAAGAAAAATGTGCATTTAGTGTTCTGTCTAAGTCAAAGTAAGGTCTTGGACTCTTTTCCTaacagtcatcatcatcccatcCCTAGGCCTCCCTTCTAGCAAAAGCTGCTGAAAAGCAATATCCCCAAACACCACGTCAACGTCTGTATGTAAAGTCCCCGGCTTAAGATTGGGCTTTAAATCAGCGCACTCAAACACGTAATCTCCTATAGTCATTACCACAATTACCTTGAGCATGCACATAGCGATGTTCTGCCCAGGACACCACCTCCCGTCTCCCCCAAAGGGGCGAAAGTACCCCGGCCTTGGATGCGCTTTGTTCTGACTGAGCCATCGTTCGGGTCGAAAGTCTATGGGCTGCGAGTATATGTTTGGATCGTAGTGTATGCCGTGAGCGTTGGTCACtatgatgagattgttgtCGATGGGGAGATGGCGGCCTTGGTGGTAAACAGTTGCGCCAGGCGGACCTAGCTTCAGACCCGACCCGACAGAATAAAGCCTAAGTGTCTCTTTGATTACTGCTTCTGTGTGTGGAAGTTTGGAAAGTATGTCCGGGTTTTTAAGGAGCGTGGCTTGAGGGTTAGGTCCAAGTTGTTGGATGTGTTCTTGGTGCATCTTGTCAACTATATGCGGCGCTTTAGAAAGAAGCATGAAAAGATACTGAAAAGACAAGTCAGAATGGTAGAAATCATGAATCGTTGGTGTCGTTACTCACGCTCAGAATGGTGGTTGTTGTAGTATGCCCACCCAATGATAAACCCCTGATACTTTGATACAGATTAGCTGTGAAATGCTGAGAAGGTTAATTAGAAAGACGATTTACTAAGTAAGGAGTTGTTTCTCCTCAAATTTAGAAAGATTGGCAAAGTTACAGCGaccttctttgttctctctttTCGCAAGCTCTGCATGCTCGCGAAGTATAAGATCGAGGACGCTGGTCGGGGTTTGTCTCGATGGAACAATCCCTCCACTAACGAGTGTCTCGAGTCGTTTGTAGATCACACCAAAAAGGGAGGCCTCGAGTCTTCTTCGAATAATGTACCTTTTCATACGTCGAGGAATTTGCACAAGTGGATTATATGCGATACGAGGATCTGATTCTTCCCGTGCAAGGTCGATCAGCTCTCTCATGTCGGCAAGATCTTGTCTCCCTGCTTTTTGAGCGTAGGACTCATcattgagaagatggcgagagaCGGTTCCGAATATGGTCTTATTTAGAAGCTCCTCCATGGAGAATACTTGCCCTGTCGCTGAAAGCTCGTCCAGCTTACCTCTGAGCAGCTTACTCTCATTGACTATAACACCCACCATATTATGGGCATATGTATATGAGAATGCAGGACTCATGTCATTGCGAAGCTTCTTCCACTCTGTACCGCTTTTGGTTGGAATGATATCATCTCCCGCAATGGGAGCCATGGATGTGTTGGTGAAAGGATGCGGGACCATTGGCCTAGGGATATGGGCCTGCTCAATGAGTTTCGGATCAGTTATGATAACGAGACTTGGACCGATGGGCCAAAGATCAAGGTAGAAGATGCCCTCATGCTTGTATCGATGGGCGATTTCGGTGTAGTATAACTGAGGCATTGAGTTGCGAGGCATTGATAGTGCGATGTTTTTCAGAATGGATATGTGACCTAAGAGCCAGCTATGGGGAGGGCTGGGCTTAGAAATCTGTTAGATATACTGATTGTGATTGGAAGTGGTC
This is a stretch of genomic DNA from Fusarium graminearum PH-1 chromosome 4, whole genome shotgun sequence. It encodes these proteins:
- a CDS encoding 60S ribosomal protein L28, which gives rise to MPTRLSKTRKHRGHVSAGKGRVGKHRKHPGGRGLAGGQHHHRTNMDKYHPGYFGKVGMRYFHKQQNHFWKPIINLDKLWSLVPQETRDAYVKGEKKDTVPVLDLLPLGYSKVLGKGRLPEIPLVVRARWVSRLAEEKIKQAGGVVELVA